In Bacteroidales bacterium, the DNA window AAGCAAACGCCTCATCAGAGAATACATTAAGCCTTGTAAAGTTAATGCTTTTTTTCTTGAAATGTCAGGCTGGTATTGTTGATCATGATTGAATCTTACTATGTTAATTTGTTTGACTCATTTTCATAAGTCTTACTTGTTCTTGAATTTATCCTCTTTCTGACTTTGATTATCTTTACAAAAAAAAGGAATGGCAGGTCAGGAAATAAAAATTTAGAACTGGAAGATGGTAAGATTGGAATCCAGGTTCAGGTTGAAAATGAAACTGTCTGGCTCACCCAAAAACAAATGTCCCGTCTTTTTGAGAAAGATTCTGATACCATTGGGATTCATATTAAGAATATTTATCTCTCAGGCGAATTGGATGAAAGCTCAACTACCGAGTTTTTCCCGGTAGTTCAAGAAGAAGGAAAACGAAAGATTAAGAGGACTTTGAAACATTATAACCTTGACACTATCATCTCTGTTGGATACCTGTGAAATAATTGGTGGCATCCAATCCGGGAAATGGGAGAACTGCAAACTATTCCATTTTCAAGTTAATTTCGCCCTTGCCCAGCTAAAGATGATTGGTAAATCAGCATTTATAATAACCTAATTAATAGTAATTGAGTCATTGTAATAACCTATTTACTAATTTTAATGAGAGAATAGCGAATTGTGAAGTATATTTGTATTATTGAAATATTCAACAGATGCTTATAAAAAGAGAGCTTCAGGAAAGAATTGAAGCAAGGCTAAGTCCCGGGAAGGTTATCCTGATTTTTGGTCCGCGCAGGGTAGGAAAAACCTTTCTTATCAATGAGATTGTAAAACAAACCACTGACCGGAGACTGATACTGAATGGTGAAGATGCCACAAGTCTGGCATTATTGGCGGAAAGGAGCATTGCGAATTATCGCAACCTTCTCAATAATATTGACTTGCTTATTATTGATGAGGCTCAGAACGTTCCTGAAATTGGTAAGGTGTTGAAATTGATCGTCGATGAGGTGCCACAGGTCAAGGTGATAGCAAGTGGTTCTTCTTCATTTGATCTTCTGAATAAAACAGGCGAACCCTTAACAGGCAGGAGCTACTCGTTTTTGCTGTTTCCCATAAGCCAACGAGAGCTTTCCGGTATTGAAAATATGCTGGAAACCAGGCAGAACCTTGAATTGAGATTGGTTTATGGTTCATACCCTGAGATCGTAACGATGAAGGATAATGCACTTCGCGCTGATTACCTTAAGGAACTGGTTAATGCTTACCTGTTTAAAGATCTTCTCAGCCTTGACGGTATCCGGAACGCCGGAAAACTTAGAGATATGCTTACCCTGTTGGCTTTTCAAACCGGAAACGAAGTATCAATGACAGAGATAGGATCTCAGCTTGGCTTAAATAAAAATACCATCGACAAGTATCTCGACCTGCTTTCCAAAGTCTTTATCATTCACCGTTTGGGAGGGTATTCATCCAATCTTCGAAAGGAAATTTCCAAAAACTCGAAATGGTATTTCTATGATAATGGTATCCGCAATGCCTTGATCAGCAATTTCAATCCACTTTCCATTCGCCAGGATGCCGGACAATTATGGGAGAATTACCTGATTTCGGAAAGGCTTAAGAAGAGGCAATACCAATCGGAGCCGGTCAATCTTCATTTCTGGCGCACTTACGACGGACAGGAAATTGACCTTGTCGAAACCGGCATTGATTCATTAAAGGCTTTTGAAATTAAATGGAAAGATAAAAAAGCCAAAATTCCGGGGGCATGGCAAAGAGCATATCCTGATGCACCATTTACTATCATTAATCCTGATAACTATTTGGAATGGATCATCTAATTACGGAATTGAAGAAAAACAAATGAATTCACTGATTCATTTTATCTCGCCAGAAATATCAGAACTACCAGGATAACCTCATCAAGGCCACTATCCCCGATTTCTTCTTCATTTCCCAGGCCATATTGCTATAACATAATATATACAGCTATATTCAATCATGTCCCTGGCTTGTTAATCTTCATTGATCATTTTGTTTTTCCTGAGTTTTTCCAATAGTTCTTTTTGCATTGAATTCATCCTTGAAAAAGCAAACCATTTCTTGCCCAGATCTTTGAGGGATGCCCCGATATGATACAATTCGACTTCATCGATAAAAGAAAGCGGTCATGTGAACTCTCCAGTTTCCTGAATTCAACCGGGTTATACTGCTGATTGTGCTTTTCAATGTCCAGCATTATTGTTTTGGTATTCCTTGTGTAAATGATTGCCTTTACACCTTTTTTTCGCTTGATGAGCAAAAGCAAAACACTTTCATCTATGTAATTATCAATCAGAATAATAGAGTGCTTAGCTGAGCGTATCAGGTCTGAAACAAATACATAGGCATCGAAGATCTGGCCATCGAAGAAAATTCCGTTCTCAGGCTTTGGCTCATGTTTTTCAAGTGCCTGGAATACCTGGCTGAATTTCCGGTCCGTTTCCGTTTGTTTGCTTTCCAGGATATCCATACGCTGAAAAAGATCTGTATTTGCCTGAATGAATTTCCGCATTTCAATGAAGCATTCATAATCTGTTACTCACCTTCACAGCAGTCTCACTTCGTAGAACAGCCGACAACATCGCCACCCCTTGCTCGGTAAAAGCATAGGGCAGGTATTTTCTATGTTTACCCCGGTTTTCATTTTCTTCTAAACCAGCATTATCAAATATTGAAGTTTTTAAGATCGCAAATTGCGATCTTAAAAACTCAAATTCAATCCTGGTCAGTTGAAACATAAACAGTTCAGGAAAACGTTCACTGTTTCGTTTTACCTGTTCATTCAAACGCATCAGTTTACCTCCACATCCTGCCAGATGACTGTCGAGCATCACCTGTTTGTCCCTGATCGTGAAAATGCGGTTTTCAATCTCTTGCTTGAATAACTCATTTGATGAAATACTCATAACTGCTGATAATAAAATGCAAAATTTAAAATGAGAATAATTGAGAATAAAGTTATAGAAAAAATGTATTCCTGAAAGGTTTAAAATTACCGGAATCACCTCACCAACGTCACTATTCCCGTCTTCTTCCTTGTTTCCCCTGCCAAAATCCTTAAGGTGAAATATTGCGGTTCTTAAACCTG includes these proteins:
- a CDS encoding virulence RhuM family protein; amino-acid sequence: MSRLFEKDSDTIGIHIKNIYLSGELDESSTTEFFPVVQEEGKRKIKRTLKHYNLDTIISVGYL
- a CDS encoding ATP-binding protein yields the protein MLIKRELQERIEARLSPGKVILIFGPRRVGKTFLINEIVKQTTDRRLILNGEDATSLALLAERSIANYRNLLNNIDLLIIDEAQNVPEIGKVLKLIVDEVPQVKVIASGSSSFDLLNKTGEPLTGRSYSFLLFPISQRELSGIENMLETRQNLELRLVYGSYPEIVTMKDNALRADYLKELVNAYLFKDLLSLDGIRNAGKLRDMLTLLAFQTGNEVSMTEIGSQLGLNKNTIDKYLDLLSKVFIIHRLGGYSSNLRKEISKNSKWYFYDNGIRNALISNFNPLSIRQDAGQLWENYLISERLKKRQYQSEPVNLHFWRTYDGQEIDLVETGIDSLKAFEIKWKDKKAKIPGAWQRAYPDAPFTIINPDNYLEWII